The following is a genomic window from Amblyraja radiata isolate CabotCenter1 chromosome 13, sAmbRad1.1.pri, whole genome shotgun sequence.
CCCAGCCCCAGACCCAGGCCCCGGCTCCTCACCCATCACCTGCACCCGGCAAATGGCGCAGGTGTCGCACTCCACGTCCCAGCTCCACATGGCCACGGCGTTCCACTTCTTCAGCGTAAACATCTTGTCTCCGGACTTTCCGCCCGTCGCCATCACATTGCGAACACAAGCCGTTTCCTCCTTCACGCCCGCCATTTGCCCCGGGGATCGCGGCTACCTGCAACACCCCACCACGGCCGCTAGAGGGCGCAGCGCTACCTGCAACGCCCCACCGCGGCCGCTCGAGGGCGCAGCGCTACCTGCAACGCCCCACCGCGGCCGCTAGAGGGCGCAGCGTTACCTGCAACGCCACACCGCGGCCGCTAGAGGGCGCAGCGCTACCTGCAACGCCACACCGCGGCCGTTAGAGCGCGCAGCGCTACCTGCAACACCCCACCGCGGCCGCTAGAGGGCGCAGCGCTACCTGCAACGCCCCACCGCAGCCGCTAGAGGGCGCAGCGCTACCTGCAACGCCCCACCGCGGCCGCTAGAGGGCGCAGCGCTACCTGCAACGCCCCACCGCGGCTGCCAGAGGGGGCAACGACCTCGTGTAACACCATCCCCGGGTTAGGAACGCTCGACCTCAACCCGCGAGTCCGGAAAAGTGTCCCGACTCgatacgtcacttatccatgttctccaatagacaataggtgcaggagtaggccatttagctgcctgacctgctgcgttactctagcactttatgtcttgAATTGGTCCCAGTTGATGCCCATTTGCGAGTCCTATCCAGAGACAGAGCGCCCCAactgtgcagctggtagagccactgccacaCAGCgcaacagacccaggttcgatcctgatcctggcgtgctgtctgtgtggagtttgtacgttctccttgcaaCCGCGtctgttttctccggttgctccggtttacaCTCCGGTTTGCAAATAAACTGgaggtaggctgtgggccgagcatcaaaaatctgtctagaaatcagtttttgtGACCcacgtcacagaactacatgatattttccacagatttagatgaaatataattgagaaggatgtcataactcgtcattgtcaaaagttgcacattaattaattaaactaattagaaaatgagcgggaaagtaagcgccatctagtggcgaatgcccatattacactatgggcagcctatttccgtgttgcagtccatttaaactatatatgattatgattaaactatttatgatatatatttacgtcatatatatatatatattaagtataattatattatattaaaataatatgaATATAATTATGAGTGTTTttttgggtgagggcagttcttgtgggttcctccctttaccgAACCCCACTgattgccagtgtgcagagtggggatcacggccatagtgggactaggGCAGTGCCAGGCTCGGGGACAAtcctgcaaggcatcttccagtcgctttaataggaattTTAATGCgactgcagcagaggtcccaggttttaagggctcatgaacctgcctaattaaagggtcaggccAGATCCTCTGGGTTCCCACTTTTACTGAACCCCATtgactgccatagtggggagagtgggggtaatggccatagtgggactggggcagtgccaggctgggtggcggacctgtaagagacctgtcttatttctgatgtaaatgtcacatcctgaccaataattgaatgctctgatgtttactcgatgagtattcatttaaagctacaatgagcctatatATATGATAGAGACCCCCtccgatggtgcctttgcaaatgagggctattacctttaacctaaaataaccctaaaagtgttgcattctTTGAGTAAATTAgtttgtgcgtgtgtttgtgtatacctgtcaaacgtgtatctgtggatgtgtggatgtatgtgtggatgtatgtgtgtggatgtatgtgtgtgcatggatgtctgcgtgcggatggatgtgtgtgtgtgtgaggatgtatgtgtgcatgtatgtgattgtgtgtgcatgcatggaagtgtgcgtacggatggatgtgtgtgtggatgtgtgtatgtatgtgtggatgggtgaGCTGTTgcactgtcattcaccagcacgccattatcataaataattcactcattgtttaaataatttgaccaaataaacagtgaaacgatcgacactaaaataaaactttatataatcatttatttccccaatttatttgtttacattacatctgatcttcatctgaatatccttcatcagattccaagtcttttgataagttttgataagtccattgataagttagttcaagttcaagtggagggtcaggcagaggctacaaaaaaaagCATCTCATTGTcattgtctgcatggacttcaattcataacatttcaaccttaatgttaatgagaataacactgttactaccatagataaattagttcaagttcacatacaccaattaatttcttacataaacatcagccatttctgaccatttctcactccaatggcagcctataaagtgcaatgaatattcctcCATTTTTCTTCCGTGGTCAGGGCCTGGAAATGGCCGCTCCGGACAGCACTAAGCacagcctctcccccccccccccctctgcccgcgGTGCTGATCCAAACACACTCCACGGCTCCGCGTTCAcgaatcggccgctttttaattgagaccgcggcttcactatgttaagtacataggccccgcgatcggagcactttttcccggtaagttatcgctggcattagtgaaaatgtttaattgaatgtacagcctccaaatctcattttttcacattataaaacggtgcaattaaattaattaaagtccatacagattagttttcataaattcagactttagatcttacctttcagtttgagttgatgcAGAAAGTTTCACtggtttcacaactttgtgttgcagcacctcagcagggactttgctttcaagactcttccacttctatccacttagctgcacattcttcaaacttcttaatgcttttctcactaaattgaattgccctgctgcaagtttccatgacatgtattccacagaacaacaaagaaccttcatcggaatctccagtaaaacaggcatcagtgaagtcctctcagccatgttgtgtgctccctgcctagctagcctaAAACaaggcgcgtgattggccaactggcatataactcaatgttaaacgtgctttgattggacgaaAAATACCCGAAatatttccggtttttctctaatttattaaaaatgtgcaagtcttgttcttgacgtgtttcaggggtgatttgtaTAAtacttttacacaatatgtgaaaatttcatgtagttctgtgacttgggccACGAAactagaataaagctcctcggcccacagcctaaggtGAGAAATGAccagaatcacagagggggagcatcgagagagggtgttgcagaaataCCATTGGAGAGAGGAGGCTGTCTtctaagtaggcataccttgaggagtgtGGGAAGCATGTCCTCTCAAACCTGTTGCTAAtggaatgtatgggaaagcagAATAATGTAAATACAGAAGGCAAATATAAGAGTTTAATATAAGAGCCTATttacttttctccatagatgctgcctcacccgctgagtttctccagtatttttgtctaccataagagtcaagagtgttttattgtcatatgtcccagatagaataatgaaattcttacttgcagcagcacaacggaatatgtaaacatagtacactgtaaacaatataataaacaagcaagaaaaaaaagttcagtgtgtgaatatacacacatactcacaaatacacatatatatgtactgtagactatatatatatctatgatCTATATCTATGTGTATTTGTAATATATTGTAATTATCAATGTTGTGATTATCAAATACATTATTAGCTGTATATATTAGCTGTAATCAATGGCTTTTTATGAATATCTGGTATTAGATAATTACAACATTGATAATTACAATATTTTGTGTATAAAGAGTATGTTAGGAAAACAAAAAGACAAACTCCAGAGTCCACTTCAACATCAAGACCTTACAGTGCATTCTGCAGACAGTAATGTtgaagtacaggtccaccactgagttgtcgccccccctcccccctgtggttccagagccttgttgcattatccgttttgccagacctACAGAGGTCATGGCTCATGGGACCAAGACACTGGCCCGCAAAGTTGTCCGTGGAAGTCGgcaatgggaacggatctgctggctctggCCGGGCCGGAGTTTCAGAACCCAAGCCACAGGAGGAAAACTCAAACCGCCAATTGCCACAGAAGTTGCCATTGGGTCAAGATCAGCTGCCTCATCACCTCATTATCGGGGGGCTTCCAGGGAGGGAATTCAAGCACGCTCTTGCAATTttatctggattaaaggaggtgccggaccaccagttggcGGTGGACCTATACTACATTTGACCAGCAGAGGGTGCTGCGATGCCTTGTGGTGACAGTCGACAACAAGGTTTAATTTTCATCAGTTGCATCGGTCGAAAAACTGACATTGAAATATCAGCCTTGAACAAGGCTGGACTGGAAACCTCTGTATAccgcctgccttccctccatgctCTCAGTATTGATGTTGGGTCTCAACGTGAaacgttgttttctctggaacgccggaggttaCTGGGAGACCTGGTGGAAGTATATACAAGTATGGGAGGCATAAAAAAGGTGTACAGCCAGAACcgtttttcccaggatgaaaaaatcaaatactagagggcagagctttaaggtgagaagggaaaagtttaaaggagatgtgcaggaaacctttcttcagactgagagtagaggTGGGGAGGACGGGAATAAATAGAAGGCGAGGAAGCCCCccacccctactttcagtctgaagaagagttccgacgtgAAACCTCACCTGGCctctttctccagggatgctgcctgtcccgcatagttaccccagcattttgtgtccatcctcggtataaaccagctttgaggttccttcctacataaatggATGATACACAGTTGGATGTTGTCATCTTATCGTGGAAGCTACAGCTGTGGCTGTAGATGGCGACCCCATTGCTTGTTATCTAGTCACCGCTTCCCTCCTAGGATGGAATGCACTAATCATCGCTTAATATTTATAAAACCGCTTCTGCAACCAGCGTCAATATTGAACACGTAAAACAATACGATATGTCTCAATCAATGGCTTCACATCTGTATCATGAGCAGGCTGCTTTCCCAtggagtagaaacaaagaactgcagatgctagtttataccaaagatagacacaaagtgctggggtaacaggatcagtctgagtcagcatggatttacaaaggggaaatcatgtttgacaaatctttTAGAATTTTTTCAGGATGTAACAAGAAAaacggacaagggagagccagtggatgtagtgtacctggactttcagaaagccttctgataaggtcccacacaggagattaatgggcaaaattagagcacatggtattgggggtagggtattgacatgggtagaaaattggttggcagacaggaaacaaagagtagggattaacggatccctttcaaaatggcaggcagtgactagtagggtgccgcaaggctcggtgctgggaccgcagctatttacaatatacattaatgatttagatgaagtcattaaaaataacattagcaattttgcagatgacacaaagctgggtgacagtgtgaattgtgaagaggatgctatgaggatgcagggtgacttggataggttgggtgagtggtcagatgcatggcagatgcagtttaatgtggataaatgggaggttatccacaggaaggcatattattatctgaatggtgtcaagttaggaaaaggggaagtacaatgagacctgggtgccctagtacatcagacactgaaagtaagcaagcaggttcaacaggcagtgaagaaaggttggccttcataacaaaagtagttgagtataggagcaaagaggtccttctgcagttgtgcagggtcctggtgagtccacacctggagtattgtgtgcagttttagtctcctaatttgaggaaggacactcttgctattgagggagtgcagcgtaggttcacgaggttaattcccgggatggtgggactgtcatatgatgaaagaatggagcgactaggcttgtattcactgtaatttagaaggatgagagggtatcttatagaaacactagactaagtgggacccaactgtcacacaggaggcttggtccccaaacgcaatattccaccactcacccatagcccccaactgcacaggcgcagctcatttcccctcatctctagcactctccccccctcctcttcaccctccctcttcaatcccctctcctcttcccctccccaatccctccctcacctctctctccctctccattcctctaccctcagtcactccctccctctctccataactcctctcccctccctaccccctcctatccctctatccccttagAGCCAGTTCTCAGACCCTCGActcggcccggaagcaccagcagctacggccACCACCGGCgtgtgggctggggggggggaaggtcagggagggggaccagaggggaaggggctggagctgcggggcgttGTGATGGCGGTGCGTTTGAGACTCATAGCGGGCGCTGGATGCtctcctccgccaggatcaaACTCTCCGCTTTCCGCTTGTCGACATCTCTGACTCTGTGCTGCGCCAGGCCGCTTccggtcccaccgtaaattgtgtctggttggagaaCTCCGCCGGCTACCGGCaacgtccctcagctccagtaaagacgtgatggcgcaggaagTGACAGGAGAAGGGACAAATCCGCGCGGCGATGACTGGCAGGGGAGGAGATCGATCAGCGCACGcggggtttttacgatttttaaacctcgctaacttttacaatataccaccgatcggaacaaaacttgttgcacttgcagcacaggagaacggtgagtgagctgacgaAAATGCGTGGcgttatcgtgtaccgtttttgcaaaTAGATAAACCACGTAAACCTGAAGAGCAcaggatcagagttttagttatgtatagatataaaattattaagggattgggctcgttagatgcaggaaacatgttcccgatgttgggggagtccagaaccaggggccgcagtttaagaataaaggaaaggtcatttagaactgacatgtgggaaaaatgttgtcacacatctcagttctaaatttgttgtaatttgtggaattctctgcctcagaaggcagtggaggcctattcactggatgcattcaaaatagagttagatagagctcttagggctagcggaatcaaggggtatggggagaagacaggacggggtactgattgtggatgatcagttatgatcacgttgaatggcgatgctggttcaaagggccaaatggcctactcctgcacctattgtctatgtaactcaatggttcaggcagcgtctcccagagaaaaaggaataggtgacgattcgggtcggggcTCGAGTCTTTGATTTCCCAAAAACACTGATCTTCTTGCAAATAAAAGGTAGGTTGTGAGGGTGACTAAAGAGAGCCAAGCATTCCTGACAGACATTGACTTCTTGCTTATTCGAGATAGGGTCTTTATCTTAAAGATGATGCCATCttttgtgtaggacggaactgcagctgcttgttgatactgaagataaacacaaaatgctggagtaactcagcggaacaggcatcatctctggagagaaggaatgggtgacgtctcgggtcgagtcccttcttcacccAATCTCACGTGTGGTCTCAGCAGGATAGTCTGGTCTGTGAAGAGACAATTTGTTGTCAGTCATGTCCACATTCTTCTGGTTGCTGGCTGCAGCTGAAGATAATGCTCTGAGGAAGTGCACAGCCTCACTTTGCTGGTCCAATCATCCAAATTGTTTTCTCGTCAGTGCCCGGAGGTAAGCAGTGCAATAGGGGTGGagcagggccagatttagatgaagagaggccctagactGTTCCACTTGTGGGGCACCTTCCAATCCCCCACCCCTataactagaggaagatggtccaccagattgacaccgatttgcagccgagcgtggccaatgagataaggggctgaaaACCTGCGCTTTTTAtatatttactagactaagtgggacccgttgggtcccagcttcacacgggagggctggtccctcaatgcaatattccacctctgcaccaattccaatattgctggccagtggtgggggggggggggctttctggagcgctagtatgtgtgttgtgggtcaaagggact
Proteins encoded in this region:
- the rnf7 gene encoding RING-box protein 2 isoform X2 codes for the protein MAGVKEETACVRNVMATGGKSGDKMFTLKKWNAVAMWSWDVECDTCAICRVQMHVFDVKLKTNKRIVLWFGENVTTPSTTAACRCG